The Epinephelus lanceolatus isolate andai-2023 chromosome 14, ASM4190304v1, whole genome shotgun sequence region TGAATGATgccagccttatcctttaaaGACAGACACTTGCtatttcttgtcttctttttgtttttggatccccattagcttcaCCAGAACACCTGCTTTGGGTTTCTTTGGTTTCGCACGACACgatatacagtataaacacatgACAAATCACAAGAAAAGCTTTCATCCtctacaaaaagacaaaacagcatGCTACAACAATAGCTCAAAGGCAAAGATGTTTTCAGAACAATGATCTAAACACCTGTACTAGACTCTGATATccgaaccacacacacataaagaacaTAATACAATAAAACAGCAGTGTTTTTAGCTCCAAAAGTACTGTGAATAACTGAAGTTTTCTAAGGGAAAAACAGAGTGATGCATTCATTTACCTTGGCACGACGTCTGCCTTGATTCAGCTGCTGCAGAAAAACATAAAAGGGAATAAGTTTAATATGTGAAACGAAAGAAAGAACTAAGATTAAAGGAAAGGGGAgatataaagaaagaaagagatagaGGCATAAAAAGGGCAGATCTTCATTGAGACGGAATTTGCTTTGTCAACATCAACCTGACTAATGGCAGATGGGGAGCTGCCCTGATGAAGCTTCAAGGCCTCCAGATGTCTAACGATTGCACCTTTTCATTTAGTATTCCAAATGTTGTCTTTCATGTTGGGCTGGAACTTTTTTTAAAGGAGGATTCACTTCCATAACAACAGCTCTCTGAGGCTCAGTGGTAGTTTGCCCCGCTGCACCAATAAACATCAATCACAATTCCTTCTCTAGACAGCGCAGCCAGACAGCAATACACATGTAATAGGAGCTTCTCCTGCTGGATATCTCCCAAAACACTCCTTTGGGAGGCTTTGGCGTTCCAAATGGCTCGTGGGCTTTGAACCGCTGCTAACCAtctctttataaaaaaaaaaaaaaaaagaaaaagaaagaaaggaggagtGATTGTGCGTTTGTGGGCGCCAACCTAAACAATTCTCTGTTAAATATTTACCAGTTGTACTGACTCCATCTCCCATTCTCCACACGTTCACGGTTCTGTCCATGGAGCCGGTTGCAATCCACGGCATGGTGGGAGACAGAGCAACAGCAGTCACGTACCtgcagggaggaggaagaggagcagcaaTATGTGAAGGGTGTGTATGACAGACTAAAATTGGCACAGGAAGAGATCGGCTTTAAAAGTCAGGTTCCCTCTacccttaaaaaaaatccagtctTAGATCGTACAGTATCTTAAATCCTTTCATGCACTTCAAAGGGCTCTGCTGGTGCCTACCTGCGGTGCCACTTCAATGACTGTCTGGAAAGCAGTGCTGGAGAATATACTATTGCATCACTGCACACAGTGCTTCTGGGAAAAACTAATCAAGCTAAAATCAAGCGTTTTTTGATGTGAAACACTTGGACTCCTGTTTTTGCCGTTTGTCTGGTAGCTGCAGAGAGGCTAGCGGGAGCAGGGTCGGGTCATTTACCTGTCGTGATGTTTCAGCGTGTGCAGCAGGGTTCCCAGgttctgtaaacaaacacagacagaacagGAATGTTTGGCATCTCGTGTTTACAGCTGCTGGGATTTATTGTTTGGAAAGTAGTTAACTGAAGCAGCAAagccaaacaaaacaacactgtaTTTTGTGCTTTACTTACCGCATCGTATACTGCAACACTTTTATCCACCGAACTGTTGAATTAATAGAGTCAACTTTATTTGCAGAATCtgcatgtatgcatgcatgatagaaaaataatcaaataaaaaatggaattcaaataaaaacacacacattatttaaaCGTTTCAGTGCAAACAGATCACACATGAACCCTCAGTGTGTTTGAATTAAAGACAGAAACTGCAGAGGGCTGCAAACAGAAgctcaaacacaacaaaatacacTCCTCCTGTGGCCGACTGAGGGAACAGCAGGAGCAGTGCTCAGCAGTGGCATCTGCTGTTTACAGCAcataaaagaaggaaaaattTAAACATGGAGGTGGGATTAATTTAAACTTAATTTGTTCCAAATGAGTAAAAGATTTCACAGCacataataaaacaaatgacattACAAAACATACGCCTGACAGGCACAAAAGTCAATATTTAGTGGACAACACAGGAGGTGTTTATTAGTGTTCCTCACacatgtgcctgtgtgtgtgagtgtcttaCCCTGAGACGACCAGCTCTCCATCAGGGGAGAAGGCACAAGACAGAACTGGAGCTGACTGACTGGTGAGAGTGTGAAGCAGCTTCATGGCATAGGCTGAGgggtcaacacacacacatgcgcgcacacacacacacacacacacgcaggcaaGGTGTGCAAAGAGTTCAAGTTGAGTTGTGTCTGTTAAGCTATCGACCTCCTGCAATTTGTCCATACATTGACAAATAGACTTAAAATTCAGTGTCTGAAACTGgcactggcacacacacacacacacacacacacacatacacacacttcaaAGTGCATCACACTCCCCCTGTACTGTACTGAGAACTTTTTGTCAATAACTCTCTTCCCTCTCGCTGGCTTGCAGCTGTACCACCTGCTGACAGCTGCTTGGAAacaaaagattttatttttttggcaatAAACCTGAAACATCCACAGCTTAAGACACAAAGACACTTCTGAGCGCAGAGTAATAATTCATGGCACAATAATCCTCTGTGCCAGAACCAATTGGTCTGTGGCAGCATTTAAATTACCAGCCTGTAAATACACATGTATTAAATTAAACCTCCCTCTTCTCCATTAGagtaaaaatgctgttttcagGCTCCGTGGGAGGCTAATTTGTTATTTGCATGCATATTCATGATGCTATGTGAAACACTCGTACCTCTCagttaaggaaaaaaaacaaaaacacattattaaaCCTGCCAAAATATAACTGAACACttgagaaaataaattaaatgtgatGTGAGACTGCTGGCCGAAAGAAAAAGGCTGCACAACTGACAACATGAAAGATTTGACCCTCAGAGCTGGAATAAGACCATTTCCTCTGGATATGGAGCCATAAAAATATGGGGCTGCTAATACAAAGTAAGCCGGGACAAGAGGAATGTTCCATATAGACTGAAATCCCTGCTTCAAAATTGGCCCCTTGCTTCCCTGAATCATCAGCACTTGAGTCTCTTTCTCATAAAACAGTGGAGGATAGGTTCAAGCATGCACTCCTCTCGCAAAGACAAGATAAATGCACGTTTCAGGGAGGCTTGCTCGTCCAAAGCTCCTCCACAGTAtgggaaaaatacattttaaagacatTGAACGAGGACAGACATTGTTCTGCGGCTTTCTACAAGCTGTGCGGAGATGAAAAATCCCCAAGGACCGCAGCGGGTCACCACGCGGGACACAACACATCCTCCCCAGAAACACCCGTTACCACGGCAACACATCTAAGGAACTAACAACAGCGTGTTCAAAGACTAACAGAAATACAGTCTGCAGGCTGGTTACACAACCTGTGAACATACACGAAATGTTCTTGTTCTGCCATCGGTCGTACAAGATATAAATGTCACAGTGGATATTCCTTCTCCAACTCTTCTcaacacacgcgcacacacacattcacacactgtcctcTGCAGCTGCTGTATTTCAGCAGAATGTCTTAAAGTGATTCATTATTAatgagtcagtctgcagctgatttaTTCCACACACTAATAAAATTCCTCTATTCTGCAGAGCGATTTCAAGGTTAAAGCAGTCAGCAGgttccgtctctctctctcatgggAGATGGAAGGAAAGAGATTTCAGAGGCAGAGAGGGTCGGCCTACCTGCTCCTTCACGCTGGGAGACAATCCGTATTTGCAGCTGGCTGTCCTGTCCACAGGAGGCCAGTCGAAACTCCACACAGCAGCCATCTGCAGAGCAGAAAAACAGCCACATTCCCTCTCTCTGAATGTTCATGCTCGGATGACTTTAATAACAGAAGAAGACAAATATCATCTGACGGGCTGTTTGTGAAGGGTAACAACACATGGCGAGCATCTTTTACACTGTATGTGGCGTAAATATAGTGTTTGGAGTTATTCTTTTTATTCCCCAAATGTGGCAAAGAACAAACGAAACATTGTACATGCCATTTTGATTAAAGAATAAAATGCAACAGGTTGCTTTTATGTTATTGCTAACTGTAAAGGATTTCAGTTTTATCTGCAGGATGAACTCATGTTATGTAAGGTGAATTAGGGAGGAAGAGCCAAAACTTAAATTAGCTATtacttaaaacttttttttcctgttacgAAATAAATGATTATTTCACATAAAATCATAATTGAAGTGGAATTTTCCCTACTAAAGAAATATTGAAGACTAATCAGGATCCTGCTCTGTTCCGAGATACTAAAACTACTTTGTTATCAGCCTATAATTCTGCAGACTATTTTTATGATTAATCAATACCATCTGGTCtataaaagtgaaaacaatggaaaacaaaataatcagttTCACAGAGCTCATGCTGATGCTTAAATCTCAAgctcaaattgcttgttttgtctgctcAATGGTCCAAAACCTAAAGATATTCACTTTACAGTGACTGACAACAGGACAAAAAGCAGTCATaggtgctatatcgtaggcaactggacttgcttgagtttcttgaagacttttcgcctctcatccaaaaaGCTTCAAGATTCAATTTTAAAGGAGTGGTACAGAGTCACAGGCTTGTGACTCTGTGTGgatgtgaacccttacagagtcgttaaggtcacaagtGTGttgttagggttagatgggtccaggtgaggATGGTTGTTAAGTCGTCTGggaagggatcccaagactgcattgtaggtgggtgatgaATGGTGTTGACACACAAGATGGccaaaacatcttcaagaaacccCAAGTACAGTAGTTGCCTATGATACAGTACTTATGATTAGCATgccctggatgactgagaatcttcactgacatgacaaaaaaagcaaatggcttttttttttgcttgataaatcacttatgacccacccTCAGTGTGTGCCGGTGTATTTCTCGGCAGAGACTCTCTCTGCCTGTggtttcttgttttctttttattttctgtgtttgggacgtTTGTGAGCGTGTACCCCCACAGGTAAGGTCGGGACTTTAtgaaaaaggtagcgaccacaagctgcaggcatccaagagacacagagccgaaaaaataaaaatatagtgAGGCGAAAACACCAAACAAGACGGAATCTGTTACttgcacagtatacctttaaataaactaggaaaacatcaacaaactaTCTGCATGTGTAGACAACACAATTGATTGACAAATACACAATTGTAAATTTGAttaaactgaccctttaaacaCTCACCAACTTTAATCTGCGGTGCAAAGCTGCAGCAGGTGACTCCCAAGTCGTGGGCGTCCTTCTCAGCGTGTAGCAGGTTGATGTCCGTATCCCACAGTTTGAGGTCTCCGCCGGTGCAGCCGGTCACAAACATCTGGCCACAGGGAGAGAAGCAGCAGGCCACGACACTGGCCTCGCTCACTGCACTGCATCTGGAACAGACAATGTTAGAGTCACAAATTGAGTTGGACTCCTTATAAACATCAAAGTTTAGCAGAAAGGGTGTGAAATAAACAAGGAGCAGGGCTTGAATTAAAATTTAGCTCATCAAAACTAATTTGGATGAGGTTTAATTAGGGAAACACAGCAGCCCTGAGGGGGCTTGGCAAAGCTGTGATCCTCAGATAAAGACCGCCTTGTTACCATATTTTATCTGTTCTTGTCAATAAGTGCTTGTCTAGCTGGTTCTTCATTAGTCCCATGTGTCCCTCTATTGTTAACCTGCCTTAATGTACCACGAAATGAAGTAACACTATTGTGTCTTTAGGAAGTTGGTTCAGTTAATTCAGGAGGAGGACCAATGTAGGACTAACCCACAAAAGGTTGGAGAAGAGCCAAATGGAGTTACAGATATTTTAAAGGTCccgtgtgtaggatttagtggcctcTAGTGGTGACATTGCCAAACTGCATACAGGAGAACTACAGGGGATGAcgcgaaaatgcaaatggcctgAAAGAGACCATGTTTGATTtgttcattctgggctactCTGTGGGAGCAGATCCACCCTGTATATAGGAACGGTTAATTCAAAGGTaccgaaaacacaacaattcttattttcaagtgattagaaagtagttatgaatattatatacaatttctgccaatagatgcccctaaaccTTGAAGGCCAGCTTCTTGACAAAAGAGTTCCAAATAGTGAGGTGAGATTTTCAAACAAATTAtcctttttgaatgactctTACAATAAAGTGGAATGAGTTAACTCAATTCCCAAGTTGGAATGAATCCAAAATCCTGCTTCTCTATGGTGCATGCCTAGTGTTGCGCATAAGAACCAGGTTAACTTCCGAGAGTCACTGCTACAGACTCTTGTTCAGCATGCACTCCCCAAGCCAAAGAACGAGTGAGATCTGCTACTCAGCAACAGACTTACATGTAGCGAGCTTACCCAGTAGCAAAAAGTGCACCCACTGAGCCAAAGAGGTATTCACTAGCCCGAACACACACTGAGAACCAGGTTAACTCTctctaaggtttttttttttttttaagattttttttgggcatttctagcctttaatggataggacagacaagtgtgaaagggggagagagaaggggagtgacatgcagcaaagggccacaggccggagcCGAACCCAgaccgctgtggcaacagccctgcacatggggcgcccgctccaccactaagccaccgacgccccaactcTCTCTAAGTTAACTCGTTCATGAGCCACACCTACTGAGTTTAAGAACGACAATTGATTCAGACAGAAATCCCAAAGGTACGTTTGTAATGGATGTTATACTTGTGTGTATATGATTGTGACATGTTACAGAGCTGTTTTATTCATTAGACTTAAGAAGCTAAGAGAACCTGTGGAACATAGTGAAGGTGAACCAAAAGAGTTGGGATGACTTCATTTGCTGATGAAGGCCTTAAAATGAGTCAGATTAGAATTTTTGTTTGTctgatttttgtttgtctgaAGCTCAAGTTATGGGATTGTTTGCTCAAGCGTCCAGAGAGACTGTCAGTCGAGAGTGATCCAACAGCTATTTGATGAATTTTTTCAATCAAAAGTACCAAACATGCTGATAAAAAAACGACGACTGaccagctcactcagtgtaaaagtccatTGTAAAGGCAGGCGGTCCAAAAGTGCATCCaggcactctgactgtagttaaCTATTCTACACCAAGGTCCGCTGTCCCACGCTCCAAACTTAAGCTCAGGGGTGATCAtgcctttgctgtgtctgccTCCAAACTGTGGgacagcatcctcctcccaATCAATACCTACTTTTAATCATTAGCGTTTGAGTCCCCATGATGTGGTTTTCCCTGAAATGTGCCTTGTGTTGCCTCTCATGTATATGTTTTTAGCATTGCATTCCTTTTGTACAGTTTTttcaaatgtgctttataaataaatttgagttcagttaaaaatcctttattgaTACATGAATAACCGACGAGTTTTGATtagagtcttcatcagggtctGTAGTCAAAACTTGTTGGTTATTCATGTATTAATAAAGAATTTTTAACTATTAGTCAGAGTGCCTTTTATCTTTAAGTGACTCTTTGCCCCATCCTTGAAGcacacctgatttttttttttacaactacaCAGAGCCTTGACCCCGTGCGGCACTCCCTATTTTTTCTTCATTACCAAACATGCCTGTTCCAGATTCTCACATGTGAGGACTGGATGAATTTATGTTGTAGTAAAGTGATTCTGGtcagataaaacaagcaatttaaagCTGTGACCTTGAAAttataaatgacatttttcaccagtttCTGACAATTTATGCACTAAATCAAGAAGTTTGTGAGTGTTCAGCTCTAAATAATGACTAACCAAGACTTGCTGTGACAATTGCTTACAGACAGCAGTCATGAATATTTATGGAGAAATACTTGAGGCAGGAGCTTTAAAATGTCACTTTAAGGCTGGAAGTAATCAGGATACTGGCCCCTGATGTGCAGCATTAACAGCTGACGTCTGTGTCACATTGTACCTGCGTAATGTCTTGGAGGGGAGGTCCCAGAGGGCCACGGTTCCATCGCAGGCCCCTGCCAGCACCAGGGAGGAGTCTGGCGCCACGGCGCACACTCGGAGCGGGCTGCGGGCCGGGTGTTGCAGCACCGCGGTCACCTCACCTGTCTCCGAGTTCCATACGATGGTGGCTCCGTCCGTGGAGCAGCTGAGCAGGTAGCTGCCACATGagctgaagcagcagcagtgaaccCCGTAGCCGTGGCccgagagaggagagaaggggagCTCCGTGAAGTCAGCTGTGTTGTACACACTGAGGGTTTTATCACCGGAGCCGGTGGCGAGCAGGGATGAGGAGAAGGCACAGCAGCTGACCTCGTCTGTGTGCTGCTGGAGAGTGCAAAGTATTGACACCATCTTGTGACAGACGTGTGTTGGCTCTGACGGAGGAGCGGTTCACTCACAAGGTGGCGCAAAATGCTCAAGTATCCGCCTGTGAAACGACAAGAGGAGAGTTGGTGGAGAGGTGACACACACCTGATGGGAAGCTGCGCacactgacagctgtctgtcCAAAGGTCCCTTCAAATACACCAGAGACACAAAGCTCAGCACACACTGTGGCTCCTTCGTACAGCACTTCCTCCTTCAGCACAAAGTCTGTTTGTCTCACACAGCTGTTATCAGTCATGTGACGCAGCTGACTTATTATGGGTTGCACAGTGGTCATAGTCCATTTTTTACCATATTTGCATGACGTTATTTAAAAAGATATTCCACAGTAAAAGTCCAAAAGTAAAGGGATAACTAAATTATTATTAGATAAATTCAAAAGTATACTCATGACGCAAAACTGCTCTTTTCAGTATCTGCAAATGGTTTtgatttggtttgtttgtgtcctCGGTTTGGTTCGGTTCGGTTCGGTTCgatttctttgtgtgtttagggctgtttgttggtgtttttgtttcggtttattttgtttgtgtttttggtttgtaaGTGttcttggtttggtttgttggtgtttttggttcatttgtatttttggttAGGTTTGGTTTGTTGGTGTTTTTGGTTCggtttgtttatgtgtttggtttgtatgtgtttttggatcGGTTTGGTTGTATTTTCGGTTTGGCTTGTTTATGTttggtttatttgtgttttgggtttgtttgtgtttttggttcGCTTTGTTGgtattttcagtgtgatttatTTATGTGATTTGGTTTGTTGGtgtttttggtttgatttgtTTGTAGTTTTGATTCAGTTTGTGTTTTCGTTTGGTTTGTTGgtgtttttggtttggtttggtttggcttGTTTATGTttggtttatttgtgtttttggttagatttgtttgtgttttggtttggtttgttggtgttttcagtgtgatttgtttgtatttttgattcAGTTTATTTGTGTATGTAGTTTGTGTTTTcggtttggtttgttgttttcagtttgtttgtgtattttcagtgtgttagtgttttcagttcagtttcttAAGTTCAGTTTGTCCGTTTCTCAGCAGGATTATGAAAAAAACTACTGGCCCAGTTTTCATTAAACTTGTGGAGGGCAGTAGCACGAGCCAAGAAAGAACCAGTTAAATTTTGTAAAGATCCAAATCACAGGCAGATACAAAAtctatttttcctcttttgttaACATTGTTAGATTAGACATTTGGCCTTGGTTAAAGTCTTTGCTCTCTGAGTGCCCTTCTAGTTTTCATATTTAGGCCTATTATTGACACATacatgtgaaaacagcattttttttgttgtagctGGTTGAGATGGAGCTTTTTTCCCTCTAAGTATCAAGCAGCAAAATATGGGAGTACAAGTACCCCAAACTTGTGCTTAAGCACAGTACTTGGGTAAATGTACTTGATATAATCAAACAATGCATTCGCTTGATTTCATTTTACTTAAGTGTTAAACCAATATCAACCATGTAAAATGTTTCAAATAAGTCGAATGATTCAAATATTGCAAGATGATTATTGTCGGGGTTGGGATGTGTGAAAGAACCATAATTCATCCCCCCATGACCCAAGAGATGggagccaatcagagtctgGATCACATTCCAGAACACCGTCAACCTCACTGATGATATCATGAACTCACGGAGTCTGTGTGGATTTAATCTGTAAAACAGCAGAAGCAGTGGCACCAAACTACAATTAAATTAGTTCATAGCAAGAAACCATGGATTAACAGAACAACCctgaaacatggacaattaaaAAGCAGCAGCCTAAAATGTGAGGAGAGACAAAGTACTATATAACAGTGAACAAGTTGAAGGAGGTAATGGGGTTGTATTTCACCAGAGTAATATCTTGTAtcatttaatttcacagataattaatttttttctgaATAACAAGTGAAGATAGTGAGGGCCTAagtgttatttttgaaaaacaggTTTATTTTATCTGTGCCACACACCCACTATTCAAAAATAATATTCCCACAAAAGTTGCTACTCATTTCACAATAttcataataaaatacagttacTTCAAGTCTTCTGACTTCAGCTGTCTGGAGATGCCTCCACTGGAGCGTGACACTGTCTGACTCCCGGCTGGATTAAAGCCCAGTGCAGGTTTCACGTCTGTCCGTGGGATGTCTGACAAGACTCTGGCTGAAGGAAATGCTTGGGAGATGAAACACACTATATGCACCACATCAATTCTTTTCAGAGGAGAAGCTCTACATTTTGTGTAAGGGTTTCCTACAGTATATTGTGCaggacacacatacagtacacacactgaaaatagaaagaaaaacacactccTCTATACACTGttgagaggtcagaggtcaggcaCTACAATACTGAGGAGACCACAGTGTTTTGAGTGGATTTTCAGCACAGGCAAAGTACAGTATAAGACATATGAAGTGCTACAATCATCCTTATGCATGAGCAATATTTTAACAagactgtactgtatgtacactCTATACATGTTAGAAATAGGTAAATAGTGACAGTGATACCTCCTTGTATTTTACATAAATAACTCGCAGGTGAACAGAAGCACTGCTGGCACCTTATAGTCAAAAAGCtgtaaacaattttttttttttgattggcTTGTTCAATAGTCCATAAAACAatcttgacattttttttaaagctgtgtGCCATTTCTTGCTTTTTCTTAGAAAAGACTGACTGTAACATAAATACTtgagaaaataaatacacacacatacactaaaGTACTGATGATAAAAAAGCCAAAGGCCTATCCGTGGAAATCTTCCATTCCCAAATACAATATTGAGTCCGTGAGTCAGTGCTTTCTGATAAAGAAAACAGTATTGCACTTTGATTAATCCAAACAAGTGTGTTTTCTCAGCAGGAGAATTTGTCCTTTCACATTGCACGTCAATGTTTTTAGAACTTGTTTTATTGATTTAGTGTCTCAGGTGAAGAGAAGGCCTCCGACACCAAAGATGAAGTCTGATATGTAGAGAGGAGCGTTCAAAGTCCACGCTTGATTCTGTTTTTACTCCAGCAGTTCAGTCCATCGTTTGTCGAAAAATCTCCTCATGCTGTGGCCGGCTCGTCCGATTTCTGAATCGTCTTCGTTGAATTTTTCACAGTTATCGAAAACCAGGTTCACATCCACGATGAAACTCTCCAGATTCAAGTACCTGGAATTGTTAGAAAaggtttttagtttttatttacatgcagcatccaaacagaaaaaaggaaagTATGATCAATGTATTTATTGTACATGAACatgaaacacatacacaaatcaacttaaaggtatgctatgcaggaattgtcagcTGTTGTTTGTAAACAAGCGGCACGGTGGAGCAGccattagcattgtcacctcacagcaagagaggagggaagtgtggagtttgcatgttctccccgtgtcagcgtgggttttctctgggtactccagcttcctcccacagtccaaagacatgcaggttaactggtgactctgaaTTGACCATagctgtgaatgtgagtgtgaatggttgtctgtcgctgtgtgtcagccctgtgatagtctggtgacctgtccagggtgtacctcgcctctcgcctaatgttagctgagataagctccagcccccccgcaatccctaacaggataagcgccACACACTTTTAGTGGGCCGTAAGTGATAACTGAGAGGACTtccttctgtatgagtctataagtagtttatttttttaggaaaattctGCATAGTATCGCCTTTAGAAACCAACACAAACATACTGGTTGTTGGTGAGCTTTTCTCTGATGGTGGAGAAGTCCATGGGCTTTTTGATGACCTTCCTGTAACCAGGGACGGCTTTCTGGTTGACGGGCGTGAGGAAGGGCCAAGCGTCCTGATGGGCCTCCAGCTCAGCCAGCAGCACTCTGGAGGGAGCAAgtgaaaatataatttaatagaAGTTTAATATAGTTTCACCAGTGAGAGAAACATATTCTGAAACTTCGATTATGTATGATAAAGTGGATATTTTCGTCGTCATAAGTTCATGACTGCATGAAGatcactgttgatgtttttgttttttcctaacGATGAGAAGACAGAGTAAATGCTGCTGTGCCTGCAGTGGATATGCGTTCATGCGTACCGGCACATTGCGAGCGCATTTGTGTTGTTGTCTTTGGCCGTCTTGGCTTTTTTCCCGCATGAGACAGGGCTGTCATGGCCGGCCTGGGCGCTGGGCGGGCTGTCgtctcctttcctcttcttgAACTCCTTGGTACCTTTCTTTGGCACGCTGGTGCTGCTGGCAGCCTCCTCTTTGATGAGCTCTCCTACCACAGATGGCTTACTGTTTCGTTTTACCTCGCTGCCTTTCTTCCCTCCTCCAGCTGTTCGGCTCTGTTGCTTCCTACTCCGGGGGGATTGTCCGCTCTCCTGAATGACAGAACACACAGCAGACTGGTGAAGAGGCACACAGAACATATCATATTCAAGTCCATTAATTGAATGTGTACATGTGATACGGATATGTTATCGTTTTGGTGATTAGATCTACTCTAATGGTGGAATAAACTCTCAGGGCTTGCTGCCGTACCTTCGCTACACAGGTGGGACAATACCAGTCACCGTCAGGTACTGTAGTGATCTTGGGTTTGTGGCAGTAAGTGTGGCAGCCTTTGTCACAGCCGTCACAGAGTAAGAGCAGTT contains the following coding sequences:
- the LOC117251424 gene encoding WD repeat, SAM and U-box domain-containing protein 1, encoding MVSILCTLQQHTDEVSCCAFSSSLLATGSGDKTLSVYNTADFTELPFSPLSGHGYGVHCCCFSSCGSYLLSCSTDGATIVWNSETGEVTAVLQHPARSPLRVCAVAPDSSLVLAGACDGTVALWDLPSKTLRRCSAVSEASVVACCFSPCGQMFVTGCTGGDLKLWDTDINLLHAEKDAHDLGVTCCSFAPQIKVDGCCVEFRLASCGQDSQLQIRIVSQREGAAYAMKLLHTLTSQSAPVLSCAFSPDGELVVSGSVDKSVAVYDANLGTLLHTLKHHDRYVTAVALSPTMPWIATGSMDRTVNVWRMGDGVSTTAAESRQTSCQGRKLPGHSRLLVADWSEEDVHTWLCEEGLQELVSIFKANDIDGAELSQLNKETVAELGIESVGLRGRLLRKIEALKAEQSGSEAPDEFLCPITRELMKDPVIAADGYSYERESIESWIRGDNKTSPMTNLLLQTTLLTPNRSLKMAITRWKSSQ